One stretch of Deltaproteobacteria bacterium DNA includes these proteins:
- a CDS encoding DUF4160 domain-containing protein — MPTISMFYGIIIRMYCAPDEHSPPHFHAYYQAHKAIIDINTCELTDGRLPPK; from the coding sequence TTCAATGTTTTATGGCATCATAATTAGAATGTATTGTGCACCCGACGAGCATAGTCCTCCACATTTCCATGCGTATTATCAGGCTCATAAAGCTATTATTGATATAAACACCTGCGAATTAACAGATGGGAGATTACCCCCGAAAC